One Kallotenue papyrolyticum genomic window carries:
- a CDS encoding DUF2142 domain-containing protein, whose translation MARRIISQPLLRLRTLSRDQLSIPRRLWELVKLDVAAGMVLLVGLIQGVIFLTIVPPWQHYDEPTHFEYAWLIANWGRLPQPGDVDYTMRREVAASMLAHDFYRNLAKPNLLTDSGEIWIGVTELVHPPAYYIWASLPVYLARYLPIELQLYAARCASLVLLLLTIAMALASMRELTPPGHPLRWLVPLAMALLPPFVDLMTAVNNDVGAIFVTTLFFWQALRLIRHGLTLWRVLGLALIAALALLTKNTAAVVVLLTPLAIVLAFWQQRGWPWRWLLLAGAIALPVAGLALLGWGDAARWYRWHAATSQTSSTRVATSDAPLGRAALRLTTGDQPRALLTPVWSTGAARLRGQPVTVGAWVWASQPITITQPTLALSTRDVGNFPATTLPLALTTTPLFVSQVITVPHDAVTIAFYVEVPPLQPASAIDVYLDGAIVLAGAYTAESPPQFAGPDGDHGSWQGRSFTNLIRNGSAETAWPRLRPWVEHLLATYGRRSPAQILVSLFDIDRVGPFMFTAVAGRLFFSAFGTFGWSNVNLSAGWQWVFLALAAGALAGIGRWLLLRQQQKVALPGLYPALALLLLSGCLVWGNAFLRTLPLLDGHVFLPVARYGFPAILPALLGLTGGWWMLVPQRWRWLGTAVPIAALLIINLASIWTVWSFWQLR comes from the coding sequence ATGGCACGACGGATCATATCCCAGCCTCTGCTACGCCTGCGCACACTGTCTCGCGACCAGCTTTCCATTCCCCGGCGGCTGTGGGAGCTGGTCAAGCTCGATGTTGCTGCAGGCATGGTGCTGCTCGTGGGATTAATCCAGGGGGTGATCTTCCTGACGATCGTACCGCCCTGGCAGCATTATGACGAGCCGACGCATTTCGAATATGCCTGGCTGATTGCCAATTGGGGCCGCTTGCCACAACCCGGCGATGTGGACTATACCATGCGGCGCGAAGTCGCCGCGTCGATGCTGGCGCACGATTTCTACAGAAACCTCGCCAAGCCTAATCTGCTGACCGACAGCGGCGAAATCTGGATCGGTGTTACGGAACTGGTGCATCCGCCGGCTTACTACATCTGGGCCAGTCTGCCGGTGTACCTCGCGCGCTACCTGCCGATCGAACTGCAACTGTATGCCGCCCGGTGCGCATCACTGGTCCTGCTGTTGTTGACGATCGCCATGGCCCTGGCATCCATGCGCGAGCTGACACCGCCAGGCCATCCGCTGCGCTGGCTGGTGCCGCTCGCGATGGCGCTGCTCCCGCCCTTTGTCGATCTGATGACGGCAGTCAACAATGATGTAGGCGCGATCTTTGTGACTACGCTGTTCTTCTGGCAGGCGCTCCGACTGATTCGCCATGGCCTGACGCTGTGGCGCGTGCTTGGTCTTGCGCTGATTGCGGCGCTGGCCCTGCTCACTAAAAACACTGCCGCGGTCGTCGTGCTCCTGACGCCGCTGGCGATCGTGTTGGCATTCTGGCAGCAGCGCGGCTGGCCCTGGCGCTGGCTGCTCCTGGCAGGCGCGATCGCGCTGCCGGTAGCCGGGCTGGCCCTGCTGGGCTGGGGCGATGCCGCGCGCTGGTATCGCTGGCATGCAGCGACCTCACAAACCAGCTCAACCCGCGTTGCGACTTCAGACGCGCCGCTGGGCCGCGCGGCGCTGCGTCTCACTACCGGCGATCAGCCGCGAGCCCTGTTGACACCTGTCTGGTCAACGGGGGCAGCCCGGCTGCGTGGCCAGCCGGTGACGGTTGGCGCCTGGGTTTGGGCCAGCCAACCGATCACCATCACGCAACCGACGCTAGCGTTGAGCACGCGCGATGTGGGCAACTTCCCGGCAACGACACTCCCTCTGGCGTTGACGACTACCCCTCTCTTCGTGAGTCAGGTAATCACCGTCCCGCATGATGCGGTGACGATTGCGTTTTACGTCGAGGTGCCGCCCCTCCAGCCGGCGTCGGCTATCGATGTATATCTGGATGGCGCGATCGTGCTGGCCGGCGCCTACACCGCCGAGTCGCCTCCCCAGTTCGCCGGGCCTGACGGCGATCATGGAAGCTGGCAGGGCCGCTCGTTCACCAATCTGATTCGCAACGGCTCGGCTGAAACTGCCTGGCCGCGCCTCCGGCCCTGGGTCGAGCATCTGCTGGCGACCTATGGGCGGCGCTCACCAGCGCAGATATTAGTATCGCTCTTTGATATCGATCGTGTTGGACCTTTCATGTTTACAGCCGTCGCCGGCAGACTCTTTTTTTCAGCCTTTGGCACCTTTGGCTGGTCGAACGTCAACCTCTCAGCCGGCTGGCAATGGGTGTTTCTCGCTCTAGCAGCCGGTGCCCTGGCAGGCATAGGCCGCTGGCTTTTGCTTCGCCAGCAACAGAAAGTAGCACTTCCCGGCCTTTACCCAGCGCTGGCTCTCCTGTTGCTAAGTGGCTGCTTGGTATGGGGGAACGCGTTCCTTCGTACCCTACCGCTACTCGATGGCCATGTTTTCCTTCCGGTCGCTCGCTATGGCTTCCCGGCGATCCTGCCGGCGCTGCTTGGCCTGACCGGCGGTTGGTGGATGCTCGTGCCGCAGCGATGGCGGTGGCTCGGAACCGCTGTACCGATCGCTGCACTTTTAATCATCAACCTTGCTTCCATCTGGACCGTATGGTCGTTCTGGCAGCTCCGTTAG